The genomic interval ggcttcaaaataaaaaaatgcctgtGGACCTCCAAGGTTAGGTGTTCGGTCACGttccttcttcagaaagagaGAGGCTAGCATCCTATTCTAGACCATCTGCACTGCCCAGAGATTAGTTTGTGGTTTTGCACTTTGAACATAACTGGACAGCAGATGACACCTCAGTTGTTACTACTGATGACATTAAAGAAAGTGCTTATCCTTGGCCTCTGCAACCCAACATCCTTAATTTTCCTGTCTGTCCTGATTACAACAAGTATTGATTCAGGATCATTTGCTTTAACCTGTGAACACCTCAGTCCAAAAATTGTGCATTTCTTCACTGTTGTAGGCTTTGAAGTCAGTAGAGCATAGTCCTCTTTCACCCTTACTCAAAATGCCTAGTTTATAAAGGCTGTCCTTACAACATTGCTATTATCGAAATCCTACTTGCTCCAGGACAAATTATTCAGTATGCTGAGCCTGAGTTTGTTGGCTACACACACGCTGATGGTTTTGTATTTGCACCTCTACTGTGCTTCTTGCACCTAAAACCCTTACCCAGGTTGACTAGCTGTCTTTGCAGGAATGACTTGATCTGAGGCATGGAGCCTACATAACATTAATTACAGGGCCTTTGGCAGAACTCTTGTCTTTTTCAGGATGGCAAGAATGCCTGACACCTCCcattttttataaatgtattttgaggATTTTCAGGCTTAAGGCTTTTGTTTTGCTGCCCACTGTCATTCCAAGACTAACGTTCAGATAATTACTGGAATGATTCAGTTCCAGAACAATGTGCCTAGCATCTTTTCTAGTACTTGAAATCATCACAGGATTCGGAGTTAATGGACAACATTGTAGCAAGTTACCAAATGAAGGACGAAATGGAATACACTCATTGCTTCTATTCTGAGAAGTAATTGGAAGAGTTACTGTTCATACATCATGTGGGTCCCCACACTGATGTGACAAATTCATTGTAGAGTTTTGGGGCAAAGGGTCTGTGGGCATCAGAAATCTATTATGTATGAACTGCATCTTATGACTAAGTTTAGTAACATatgccattttaaaatatgttttaactgCCTGATACTTACAAGCTGGTGCCTAATTTTGCGTTCACATCACCAAATTCCCTCATGAAGGGGGAGTTGGATCTTGGtatgtgttcagaaaaaaaaaaaaaaaatcaacattttgggGAATTACTTTTCCTGAAAGGTTGTTTTCTGAACTTAAAAGATTATGTTTTAAGCAAAATATAGGCATGTGACTGTGAGTACTGGAATTCGTAAAGTCTAAGTACTGATagttactggattatttttttctctgcttataTTAACAAAAAAGGACACATCAGCACCTTCAGTGCTGGTATTAGCGTATGAGTAAACCTGTTTGtataagaaaagaataaaaagctttACAGTTATGTGTTTAGTGGTAGACAATATATAATCTTTGTGGACATaatatttttgttcctgtttgcTTCTCAGCCAACCAGGAAGTCTTAAATAAAGTAGAGGTTCAGTATGAGACACTCCCAGGATGGGATACAGACATATCAAATGCAAGGACATTTGATGAGCTGCCTGTAAATGCACAAAATTATGTTCGCTTTATAGAAATGGAGTTGGGTGTTCCTGGTAAGTAAtccagattttgttgttgttgttgttgttgttttggttttttcgtGCTCCATGAAACCTATCTTGTACTTTGTCTTAATGAACATTCAAAATATTGAAAACTAGTTTGCAGCTGTGCTTATTCTGATGTACCTGGTGATACTTGTAATtattgttttacttctttttatttatctgtttagCTGTTGAATTGAAAGCTTTGGAAAGTTTTAATATGCATTCTTTCTTTGGCTTATACTATAGTTCTTGTTCAATGAGATTTTTATAACTTGCTTAAGTATTTTTCAGATTGGTTATAATAGGGGTTTAGTTCTGCTGCCATTATAAGGTCAGTGGGACTACTGATATATCaatgtaatttaaatatatgTGACAGTAAGAGGTCCTAAACTAACAAATTTCTCTTATGCTCCTAATAAAGATGATCCTGTGGTTCCATCCAAAGATAGGAATTAGGAGATGATGCAAATCTTTACTTTTCTGACAGTTTCTACTTATCTTTTTTCCTATGACCTGGAAAACTGATCTATTTATTATGGCAGCTTCAAGACTGTTCCTGCTTTTCTAAGTTATCAATGCATTCTTACTTTGAGAACAATAGACATAGTTATCATTTCTTGACGTACTAATACTATatgctgtgtttttcttcagACTATGGTACTTAAGTGCTTAAGAAGATGTTTGTATCTCAAGATACAATCCAATCTTGCTTTGTATTACTTATaataaaagtttgcttttctcttctgcagttaaATGGATTGGAGTAGGGAAATCCAGGGAATCAATGATCCAGCTGTTTTAAAGATTTCAGATGCATGGAAGAAAGCACACTCCTCAAAAGACTGCTCATTCTTAAATGCATTAGTAGCCCGCAAAGCAAAGATGTTGGAAAGATAGATTTTTGCATGGAAAGAAATGCTAGAGTTGATACCCCCAAATCAATCGCTACTCCTGAAAGAGACTTTTAACATGAACCTGTATCAATTCTTGTTCTACGGCAATTTCCAGGACACTTGTCATTGTTGTTCAAGGTGccatcagattattttttttctttacctaatATTTACTTCATGATGTAATTCCTGTTTGAAAATCTAAGGTAGCATTACTTTCATGACTGTTTGTCTTTGTTATCCTCTCTCTGCTTTTGGCGGTGTTACTTCCCTGAAATTTTagacagtaaaaataatgcagttttgcaCAGATAGTTTTACATCCTCATTATTTGTATTCCTAAAGCTGTTGTATTCTTAATGGCTGCTCTTGTGAGTGATTAAAGAGGGGGATTCTGATTTTATAATGCTATAAATGCTGTCTAAATTATTGTGtgatctgtttttttttaaaaaaagatgtgatACCAAGTTGTTACGAATGTCCAGGTTTTTTTAGCTGTATAACACAGAAACTTACTCTTTGTAACTCACAGAGGATACTCAAGTGTTTACCAGGAAGTGTGCCCAGAAAGTTAGAAAATTGATATTGTAAAAAGTCCATTTGCGATTATTAAAGAACTGTTCTGATTTTGAGTTAAATGTTTtataatgttactttttttttttctggtattttaaaaaCGCTGTACTTCTCTACTTCCAAGGCGCATATCTCAAACTGTTTCCCTAATTAAATGAGGTTATATTTATATTTGGTGAGAAGTCTAACATTTTGATGCCCTTTTAAATTCCTTTCTGTATAGCCAATAGAAGATCTTTCTCTGGAGAACTGGCAAAGCACAGACACTTTTATAATTATAAATTGAAGATGCTTTAGAAATAGCATTTAAAGTATTCAATATATTTACTTTAAATGTAGGGAAAATAACAAGTATTCACCTCAAGACATCTGACGTACTTTGGCTTATTAGTGTTGGGAAATGTtctagaattattttaatttataaccATTATTATACATTCCAAAGAATGTTACTTGTTTTGGCAACAATTCAATAATTACATATACCCTTTCCAGATTTTTTGAGAATTACTTTGTTTTTACACACTATGCTATGGTATTCATGTGCTTCcttttcacttaaaataaaatttactttgttTCCTAAAAACAAGTTTGTGTCAGGGTGGGGCAGGAGTTTTAGATTTAGTTTAGTAGATTTTGGCTATGCAGGTGAATATAAGAAActtctaatgcaaaataaaagataTGAGGCCTTCCAGATTATGTCTTAAGTAACCAGACGTTTCCTGAAATGCAGTAGTAATTTGTTGGAAAAAATTGGAAATCAATTGGAATTGGAATCAATCCAATTTGTTGGATTGATGCTGCTGTTGAGGTGTTCAGCACAATGTTTGTGTTCTCAATTGgcataaaataaaactgattatCATAAAGGGAGGAACAGCAGGGTTGAAGGATAAAGATGCTGATATTTAAAGAGCACTTTCTATTGAATTATTTGCGTGCGACAGCAGTTAGCAGGGTATGTATTTTACTTGTGTAATATGTGGAAAGAGAAGGATACCATTGGCAAATACATTGAGACGCCTTTGTATCAGCATTGCATGTAAAGATCATTCTCCTCAGCATTAAAAATCAAACAACTTCATACTCAGTTTTTTATGGAGGGGATGATGGTCTAGTTTTCCTGTCAGCCTCACAGTCCAGGAGAGAGCCATACTGTCTGTCCCTAGCTAAGGGACATCTTgaattaaaaatttcttcctaattcCTTGGTGAAGAGAAGGAAGGATATAACTGTGTGAAACATAAATTCCAATattaatttagaaggaaaaaaaattactgttttctagGTGATGGAGGGAATTGACCTTGCAATGTGAACAATAGGTAATAATTACTAAATATTCTTGTCTTCCTGTAGCTGTAGAAGGGACCAAGGGGATTTGTGCTGTCAGTGAAACTACCAGGCAAGGACTGGGGGCCTAGCTGGTTCAAGGagtgagtaaataaataaacaagagCATACTTTCCTTCTACAGTGAGTGAATAAAAGAGGGCTTACTATGTAGTTGTGTTTCACTTGTGCCAAGCAGAGACCTCCAAGTTCAAGGCCTGTTTCAATTCTTTCACCGTTGTAACTCCACTGTACAAACTACTCTTGTTTTCCAGTAAAGGaattcattttcccagatgcggCAGGATTTCTAAGCAATATAGCTATAGGCAAAAATGGTACAAACTATTTGTgcagttaaagaaacaaaacagaattgtCTTGCATGAGAGTGATTTAtgttcttttgctttctcttaagttgagctgagatttttctttgattCTTCCACTGAAGTGCAGGCCTGGAAAGTTGAAAACATCTTCCTACCAGTGCTTGTCCAGATAATATGTGGTCTGGGATCTGTTGGCGTATATTTGCTCTCGTGACCTGGAGTGaagaatttttctctttaaatttcaGGTGGTTAAACTTGGCATAAACTTTGTTGTCCCCAAATGCAAGTTTTGCGTAAGTTTTGCTAGAGCGAGTTCTTGGACTGGTGCACAAACACTTTCCTGGTGTTAAACAATGGTTATAGAATGGTTATATTCTACCAAATTTTCCCCTCCCCCAATGCTACTTTTTCTACCCCTTATTTCATTTGTACATATGGGGAAATAGGCTGGGATGTGTTATCACCAACCTGAATGTTGTAGAAACAAATGTTAACAGTTATGGAGGTTGTTTCAAGTGCTGTATGCTCTGCTCTTGAAACCATGCTATGTTCAACTATGGAAGCAAGGAGGAAGACGAGAACAGCCTGATACTCTACCACCAGCAGTGTGTTTAGCAGGGCCAAAGTTACATGTCTTTGAAGGtgcttttagtttttttttcctctgttctgctttttttctcccttcattagTCAAGAGCCCTTTGGCCTCAAAGGAATTGCCACACTCATTGGTAAAAGGCTTTTGGTTGTCTGTCACAGGCTAGTAATAAGctgtaataaaaggaaaaacctttGTACTTCAACGACAAGCATGTCTTTCTCAGGCCCTTCCTGTATACTCCCTTCCTCTGTGAAGTCTCTTCTGTTGCTAGCATGTGAAGGAAGAGGATGGCAGCGTAGGATAGTAGTTGAAATTGATTGTCCTTCAAGTGTCGTGTCCCCTCCCACTAATGGGATGTTTTCAGGAGGCACAGATATACCTGTTAGACCTGACAAGGCTGATGACAGACAAGGTATTTTGATCTCACACCATTCTTGCTGCCACTGAAATATTTACAAGGCTGATTCTCCTAGGCTTGTGCTGTACTGCAGCATTTAATAGCCCTTAGGTCCCTACGGTTTAGTGAGCCTCCTTTACTAAATAGGAGGGGACGTGAGGCATACTTCTGCTGCTTAGCCGTTACATTTGTACTCCATGTGTAATTGGGTTTTGGTATGTAGCTAATGGACAAAACCTTCAGAAAGTGGCAGACAGATAATGCTGATGCAATGCACGACAGCTGCTTTCCTCAATCATCATCCTGGAAATCTACTTTCTAACAGAAGATCATAGTTTCCTTTTGCTGTCACAGCCAGCTCCCTTAATGAAACATAATCAAAGGTTTGGCTGGTTTAGAGAAAGTAAAGGGCAAAGTAGCTGGGAATGAAGATCAGGGACAACTCAAATCTGGTGAGTTTTCTCCCACCCATACTGTTCCTAGTCTCTGAAACAGTGAAACTTAGTAAACCTACTGGTATAGTAATCAAGCACACTTCCTTTGGTGCATGACAGCTTTACCTACTTAAGGCAGACTGctgtgcatacatacatacacacagatgCTGCTTTATTTGCAGACTTCAAATTTTACACCATACTTTGTTGGTCTGAGTGTTACAACTCATTTGACATGTCGTCTTCAAAATACCTTGCAATAAATACATGTTCAAGTATCTTCCATTCAACTTTAGACAGATAATGTTGAGTTAAATCCTAATGTTCTTCACTGCCACTTTAGAACTGTCAAATCAAGTGTATCAAAGCAGTGTATTTTCTCATGCTATGTTAGGGGTTTTTTCAGTGAAGAATCCATTTGTGCATACATCCATCCATACTTACTCTTTAACTCTTTTGATACACACTACTGGTGTTGTCTGCGTGATATCTACTTACTACTGGCTATCTGTGTTTGAGTAGCTGTTTTTAGATAACAATCTGCACAAGTGCAGATAGTTTGCCTTATTGGTTGCCCATTCGCTGGTTGCCCTCTGCATATTAGAGAGGGAACTGGGATTACCTGAGTGTTGGTAGTGGGGAGAGGGTATGACTTTGGGGGACAGGTGGCAGCTCTTTTCTGGAAAAAGTGAGATGACTAGTCACTTTTTTCTCTGTGCAATTTAGGACTAGTTTGTTCACAGCAGAGCAAACCTCCCTAGTTCATCTTCTATGCCCCTTTTGACAGGAAAACCAGCATAGATTACTTACTTGTGTTGAGATATGGCAAGTCAAATGGTGCTTTGTATGAAGATTGATTGGTACCGGTTGCtggtgggttgtttggttttttgtggtttttttgaaaatgtagtaGTTCTTGAGAGCTGAATTGTCAAGGTGAGGTTGGAATGAAGTTTCAGCTTCATGGTTTATTGGAGCTGGTTGCAGTTTACTGGAAAGGTCTAGGCAAAAAGCATAAATTATTCTGTAATCTCATGCTGACATATGGTATGTAAATACCACGATCCACCCATGGGTAGCCAGCATTATAAATGTACTTTCTAATCTCCTGCTGAAATGAGCACTCAGTATAATGCAGCTGTAATCTAATAGATATTAACAGCCTGAGAATGTACAGTAAGACCTTAATAATTCAGTATTGTTCGATTGGCTCCATCTGACTTGTAATTAGCAAGATAAGGGTCGTGCCTTTTGCAGTCGAGCAACTAACTGCATTAGTTTAATACTACTAGACTTTTTAAAGCCTTGACTTCCCAATAGAAATAGCCTAcaacattttaatatttgttttttaattgtaatACAACAAAttttcatggggggggggggggatgcagcatTTTTTCACAACAATTTCCATTCTAGATTCTCATATGCATAATAAATTCAGGTCATGCAGCACTCCTGGTATGGCCAAAAACTCTTGGTTGTAGTTTTGGTTTACTCTGCCTGGATTCTCTTCTTGTTCCTCTTTCAGGCCAAAGTCATAAAAAGTCATTAGAAGTTGTTGCAGTGTTGCCCACAATAGGCATCAAAGGGAAAGGCTTATTCCACAGGTCTTATGGGTTTATGTTTATGCACAAGCTTACCCTGGAGCTCCTCTGGATGCGTGTGCCTTGTGGACCAGTCTTAGCTGCCCAGGATAGAAACCACAGACATCCTTTCCAGGATGAACAACTGAGCTGATGAAGCAAGCAAATAGAAGATGGTGAAGGTACAAGCAGGAATCCCACGCAAGCTGtggaaaaacagtttttcttATACAGCAGTTAtggaaaagcaatatttttattccaCTACAGACCTTACAAGCAAATAAGGGAATGATATTGATAACAAGGCAAAATCTTGTGTCTTTGGAAAAAATATGAGTTTGTGTGGAtgaatgaacttttttttttttaatttaagaaataaaagtgGGCagaattcctcccccccccccccccccccccccccgaatcctAAGAGTCTtgggcagatttttttaatacaactaaATGATAGCCTGGCCTGTGCATATAATGTGTGCTGTGTGTTCATGAGGCTTACTCTAGTGGCAATAGTGGTGCAAGATCTATAAACTCCCTTAGTTTATTTGCGGAGTAAGACAGTAAGACATGCCAAATTCCTGCAAACAGTGAtgtaaaatgttgggtttttttttgttaaggagCTGCTGATGGACCTAAAATAACTTGCTTATGTGGCCTGAATGTATTAATCTCCATTTTGGTAGCAAAATCTGCTATGGAATAGTATACCTATTAGGAatcccccaggaaaaaaaaaacaacagtgtatGCATGTGAAAGTAAAGGTTCtacaaaatgttaaattttgcAGAGCTATGGGAGTTTCTAGAATGAGTTGAACAATATTAGTGGCAGGTCTCAGAGTAGAAACAAATGCAGGAACCAGTTAACttatttaaacagtattttataatTCAGGACAACAGTGTGCTGTTCTGTGACTCAAAGCAGAATTTCTTTGCAGACTGATTCATTATATCAGTGGGTCTGACGGTCTGCTCGTTTGTCACAATTAAGTAATAATTTATTCTACCTCCTGAGGAATGAAATTTGGCTGCTGTGTATAAAACACTGACTCACCagtatttggaaaataaagtagatgttttctgtattttgttgccCATCAGAGTTGGTGAATTATGTTTTGGCCACTCCATGGCAACTACTTCACTGGAGCGTGAATTAATATTGCAGCTCCAAGAGTTTGATGTTAAAATCGGTTCTCACCAGAGATCTTAGTCAGACTATTGTTTTGAATAGTGTCATGACACAGCCGTCTTAGAAACTCCTTGAATGCATCcacagtttgttgggttttttttctaaaactaagACCATTGCATCTTCCACTTAGTTGTACAGCATGATGTAAAAACTCCTCATCCAATTCAGTCTacaaaagaatgtattttcatGCTTTAGATAATTTCAGTCAATCTTGGAAAATGTAGCTATACAACATACAAAAGTGACAACTCCAACACTCACACACAATATGAGCTGTTGAGAATCACTGTTATATTTACCAACATTTCCATATCCCTGTCAGCCAGTTCTGCACAACTGTTGTCCTCATCATAGTCAGCAGCACCAACAGAgattcctctcctctccccaacTCCTCCCTGGGGGTGATTCTTCTCCAGTTTTACCCTTAGCGTGGCTTCAGTGGGAAGCGTTCCTCTTCCCTCATCTTTGGGAAATGGGGGACGTTGCATCTTCTTTCCTCCAGCAGGAATCGTGTTGAGGTTGCCAACCCACATACCTGAGATTGTGCCAGTAGCGACTGTGTCTACCACAGAACTGAGAAGCTTTCTTCCGAACCTCGGCTTGCTTACTGGTCTCCTGGTGTACACTTCAAAGGCCCTCATGTTAGCATTTATCCTCCATCCTGGATACATcgggaatattttttaaatttgccaTTTGAATGCCTAAGTTACAGCTTTCTCTTGTAACTTTGTACATAAAACTTTATAGTTACAAGTCTCAGAAGCTTTTGGGAGTTGAAGTATTAGAAAAAACCTCATCATGCTGTGAACTGAAGTGGCTTTGGTCTTAACAGACAAGGGATGTAAAGCTCAATAGGAAGGAGAGAGCCTAAGACAGAGGTTAAATGGTTCATGCAGGAGCCTGCAGGGAGTCTGTTGCAGTCGAGGGAAAGCAGTACATCCAAATGCTACAGCCATACAATTAAAATTGCAGGACCATCTGTAATCTACCTGCTCATGCTAAGTAATAATCAGCCATAAAAAATATCCTAGTCTTTGTTTTTGAAGCATACTGATCTTAACACACTGGAAAACAATTCTTCTTCCAGGATGAAATccattctgcttttgaaaaccaCGGAAGTTCACACCAATAGAATTTATTTAACTAAGTGGCGTTTCTGCTTACAGATTGGGTGAAGACTGAGGCTGCAGTGTGAGCTTACCTTTCCCGGTTCGTGCCGTGGGGTTACAGACTTAGACAAATCATAGACCAAAGATCAGAAGAGGCAAAGCTTGCAGGCACAGTCGTGGGGGCTGTCTGCCTGAGCTCCCTTTCCCTTGCTAGGCTGGTGTGAGCAAGTCCCTCTGCCTCGCTCAGCCTGGCTTTGTGATGGTTCCTCCTTCCCTTACTGCCATCGGAAGGGGAGTGCCTCTTGGCCTCGGGGCAAGGGGAGCAGTCCCACTGGTGCCAGCCTTGCGAGTGCTTTTTTGAGGGCTGTTTGAGCCAATTTACTAGCAGTGTTGCAGTTGACTGTATACACAATAAAATGGACTGGTGTACTGAAGGTGGAGATCCAAGAGctagacaggggaggggaaaagctCATCTGTCAGCAAATCACTTGGAAACTTGTGCCCCTGCACACCCAAGCCACCGTGCTGAGTGCTGCAGCGCTTCGGTAAATTAGATGGTAGTGTCTGCTAGTCCTCGGGTTGCGTTCTCTTCAAGTTACTCCTAGGTCCGAGTGTAGGAGCATCTCCTGACAGTCgtgaagtttaaagaaaaaagtcaaagggTGAGAAAACGAAGAAGATCAGACACAGGAGGGAGTCCAGGGTTGGGTCTCAAGGGTAAACCTTCTTCTGATGCTTTATTGGACGTGCTTTCCAGTACATCTTACTTGCTATAGGCAGAAAGTAAAGCTTTATTTCACCTTTCTGGAATTGGAAACGTAGGCGTAATTTGAGTCTGGATTTTTTTATGCACCCTTCTGTCATATGTGCTACGACCTACATCTCAGCACTGGAAGACAGAGACTTAAGGAAAGGTTGAGGTGgggcaaggaagaaggaagagcttTGCTTCTGAGACACAGACCCCTGGAGCCAGGAGGGACCATGAAGGGCCTTGAGTCGGTGGGGGGCTGGAATGGGAGGAGGATCTCTGCCGTCGGTGATCCAGACGCCTCACCTCCTACCCTGAGACTTCACAGCCTCCCCGATAATCTGCTCCCAGCATTTCACCCTTAGAAATTTTCTCCTACCATCCACTCAGATTGCTTCTGCTGCAATTTAAGCTTGCTGTTCGGTGGTCTGTTTGCTATGGATAGGAAGGACAGAttattccctttttctctgcagTAATGTTTTGGGTGTTTGCTACATCccagttgttttttcctcaggCTGATCAATTCTCTGAAGCTCTGCTTGGAGCTCATTTTTAGCTGTCTCCAAGGCtgttcgtttgggtttttttcctgtgtcactgGGGAGTGGGGACCTGAAAACGGTTACAGTTCGTTCACCGATATTTGCAGTGCTGAGTGGAAGGGATGGATGACATCATGTATCTTGCATCAGGAAATCTAGTTATGGATTCTAGTATGATATTTCCCATCTTTCCGATGGCATAGCTTTGCTGATTCATATTTCGGTCCATTTTGCATTTGCtctgttgattattttttttttgcttgcacgTAGCAACTTGCCCACAGCCTTACTGCATTGCAGTCTATTTTTCTCAGACCATTTCTCTACTTttggtaaaataattttgaactctTACCCTGTTTTCTAatgtattttcagtttctctcaGCTTTGCATCACCTGCACATTTACTAAGTACACTCTCCATCCCATCGCTGACTTCACCAAT from Accipiter gentilis chromosome 28, bAccGen1.1, whole genome shotgun sequence carries:
- the C28H1orf100 gene encoding LOW QUALITY PROTEIN: uncharacterized protein C1orf100 homolog (The sequence of the model RefSeq protein was modified relative to this genomic sequence to represent the inferred CDS: deleted 2 bases in 1 codon), giving the protein MWVGNLNTIPAGGKKMQRPPFPKDEGRGTLPTEATLRVKLEKNHPQGGVGERRGISVGAADYDEDNSCAELADRDMEMLLAWDSCLYLHHLLFACFISSVVHPGKDVCGFYPGQLRLVHKAHASRGAPGKLQPAPINHEAETSFQPHLDNSALKNYYIFKKTTKNQTTHQQPVNQSSYKAPFDLPYLNTSHESKYTPTDPRPHIIWTSTGRKMFSTFQACTSVEESKKNLSST